A single Dreissena polymorpha isolate Duluth1 chromosome 14, UMN_Dpol_1.0, whole genome shotgun sequence DNA region contains:
- the LOC127858623 gene encoding uncharacterized protein LOC127858623 — MDTKRSNILEIPEIQVATEYEKVQITSNRDSPLESCSERLVDVNEHKSNSLADETSSMDFEFVSSDLDHGTDFTIDNSSVFGLADSVIVGTHECDDFFRDSPCFNGPGCSRPIYGPGTEVALLSETTERRLLPNIGLSLQIIPLNNLHYISTVQTNKGIHILAVPGRTSVKNFDGNILQSLSGPDSVQKCSIEEIKTTDSIITTQSVCDQHSFSHYNILNNDHVPKIATENSLNCKSFTPIKEHVFLTSSKCRELTSVKDMCKSVISPNVFKLVSLDAHFDAEQNDNNVQNSSVNGHDKKMISLLKSDNFDDLPKVIKPFKRKCVKLTIPLKGIKTQAPKSSVVTARLNKNKSPVNKTKSINSVLFSQVCLSSDDAALSKPSTEVSEEMFDDLGATKFVSFVQTSSEVKEIPSSDSSLAFECIKSQAVFAGKGNLKKQFKASINEYDVTDTESFKRLTYSDRNKKNTDCMNSVDKTETVTLSNLDGKICLRNTYLNILGTSQIITEGKPPSTKNAKSLNVGPNYGAETDAVNQEIVKGSNECLICNISFKTKGNLTRHQLLHSQSGKTSRFTCSVCNKGFLQRCDLKRHTLTHKDGHPHRCNTCKKGFLRRSDLVLHEQYHLGSRSHSCRLCSKSYIKQGDLSRHVRQSHATVCQYRCSSCSMGFSSQMSLYAHTRIKHSQPHDDQ, encoded by the exons ATGGATACCAAACGTAGCAATATATTGGAAATTCCCGAAATCCAGGTTGCCACAGAATACGAAAAAGTTCAAATCACATCTAACCGTGACTCGCCTTTGGAATCGTGCAGCGAACGCTTGGTTGATGTTAACGAACATAAGAGTAATAGTCTCGCAGATGAAACATCAAGTATGGATTTTGAATTTGTTAGTTCTGATTTAGACCATGGCACAGATTTCACTATAGATAATTCTTCAGTTTTCGGATTGGCAGATTCTGTTATTGTTGGGACACACGAGTGTGATGATTTCTTCAGAGATTCGCCTTGCTTTAATGGCCCGGGATGTTCAAGACCGATTTATGGCCCTGGTACTGAAGTCGCATTGTTGTCGGAAACAACAGAGAGAAGATTGCTTCCCAATATTGGACTGAGTCTGCAGATTATACCATTAAATAATCTTCACTATATTTCAACTGTTCAGACGAATAAAGGGATTCATATCCTAGCTGTGCCTGGTCGAACATCTGTGAAGAACTTTGATGGAAATATTCTGCAAAGTCTTTCCGGACCAGATTCCGTACAGAAGTGTTCCATCGAAGAAATCAAAACTACAGATTCTATCATTACGACGCAGTCAGTGTGTGACCAACACAGTTTCAGCCATTATAATATTCTTAACAATGACCATGTTCCGAAGATTGCAACTGAAAATAGTTTGAATTGTAAGTCGTTTACACCAATCAAAGAACACGTCTTTTTAACATCTAGTAAATGCAGAGAACTTACTTCGGTAAAGGATATGTGCAAATCTGTTATTTCACCAAATGTTTTTAAGCTCGTATCTTTAGACGCCCATTTTGACGCTGAGCAGAATGATAATAACGTCCAAAATTCAAGTGTTAATGGTCACGATAAGAAAATGATTTCTTTATTAAAGTCTGACAATTTTGATGATTTACCTAAAGTTATAAAGCCGTTTAAAAGGAAATGTGTTAAATTAACCATTCCACTGAAAGGCATAAAGACACAAGCCCCTAAAAGTTCTGTTGTTACAGctcgtttaaataaaaataaatcaccaGTGAATAAAACTAAATCAATAAATAGTGTTCTATTCAGTCAAGTATGTTTATCATCTGATGATGCTGCGCTTTCAAAGCCATCAACGGAAGTATCAGAGGAAATGTTTGATGATCTCGGTGCAACAAAATTTGTTTCTTTCGTTCAAACTTCATCAGAAGTGAAAGAAATTCCCAGTAGTGATTCATCTTTAGCGTTTGAGTGTATTAAAAGTCAAGCAGTTTTTGCTGgaaaaggaaatttaaaaaaacaattcaaagcCTCTATCAATGAATATGATGTAACAGATACAGAATCGTTTAAACGACTTACTTACTCTGAcaggaataaaaaaaataccgaTTGTATGAACTCTGTTGACAAAACTGAAACTGTGACGTTAAGTAATTTAGATGGAAAGATTTGTTTGAGAAACACTTATTTAAACATACTCGGTACAAGTCAAATTATAACTGAAGGAAAACCTCCGTCAACAAAAAATGCAAAGAGTCTAAATGTAGGACCAAATTATGGAGCTGAAACTGATGCCGTTAATCAAGAGATTGTGAAAGGAAGCAATGAATGTCTGATTTGCAACATATCCTTCAAGACTAAAGGAAACTTAACTCGTCACCAACTGCTCCACTCGCAATCCGGG AAAACATCCCGGTTCACATGTTCAGTTTGTAACAAAGGGTTTCTACAGCGTTGCGACCTGAAAAGACACACGTTAACACACAAGGACGGTCATCCACATCGTTGCAATACCTGCAAGaaag GATTTTTGCGGAGAAGTGACCTTGTTCTACATGAACAGTACCATCTGGGGTCGCGGTCTCATTCCTGTCGTTTATGCTCGAAATCTTACATAAAACAAG GCGACCTTTCCCGCCATGTAAGACAGTCCCATGCCACGGTTTGCCAATACCGCTGCTCTTCTTGTTCGATGGGCTTCTCTTCGCAAATGTCCCTGTATGCGCACACAAGGATAAAGCATTCACAGCCTCATGATGATCAATGA